One genomic region from Flagellimonas oceani encodes:
- a CDS encoding heavy-metal-associated domain-containing protein → MKRRYQIEGMTCDGCRGHVEEALFNVAGVADVAVDLKNAEATVESQFEVPLEKLQKALENKGGQYKIQAMNKAN, encoded by the coding sequence ATGAAAAGAAGATACCAAATAGAAGGAATGACTTGTGATGGCTGTAGGGGGCACGTTGAAGAAGCTCTTTTCAATGTGGCCGGTGTAGCCGATGTAGCGGTCGATCTAAAAAACGCAGAAGCTACAGTGGAGTCGCAATTTGAGGTCCCCCTTGAAAAGCTACAAAAGGCATTGGAAAATAAGGGGGGTCAATATAAAATACAAGCGATGAACAAAGCCAATTGA
- a CDS encoding helix-turn-helix domain-containing protein, whose amino-acid sequence MEVGSSKSKDVLYIKNMVCPRCIMAVKGILDDEGIPYMNVSLGEITLNGKITPEKREGLNERLEKIGFTIINDRKGQLIEQIKNLVIEAIHYTGPMEKVKWPEYLSDGLHLDYKYLSSLFSAVESITLEQYIINQKIEKIKEFLVYDELGLKEIAFQLDYSSVAYLSNQFKKVTGMTPTQFKKSAIQNRISLDDI is encoded by the coding sequence ATGGAAGTTGGGTCCAGTAAATCGAAAGATGTGTTGTACATCAAAAACATGGTCTGTCCGAGATGCATCATGGCCGTCAAAGGTATTTTGGACGATGAGGGCATTCCCTATATGAATGTGTCGTTGGGTGAAATAACCCTCAATGGGAAAATCACGCCTGAAAAACGGGAAGGTCTCAACGAACGACTTGAGAAAATTGGATTTACGATCATCAACGATCGTAAAGGTCAGTTGATAGAACAGATCAAAAACCTAGTGATTGAGGCGATACACTACACCGGACCCATGGAAAAGGTCAAATGGCCCGAATACCTTTCCGATGGATTGCATCTTGACTATAAGTATCTTAGTTCGCTGTTTTCCGCGGTGGAAAGCATTACCTTGGAGCAATATATCATCAACCAAAAGATTGAAAAGATCAAAGAGTTTCTTGTTTATGACGAATTGGGCTTAAAGGAAATAGCGTTTCAATTGGACTATAGCAGCGTTGCCTATTTAAGCAACCAATTTAAAAAAGTTACTGGAATGACACCTACACAATTTAAGAAAAGTGCCATACAAAATAGAATATCGCTTGATGATATTTAA
- a CDS encoding PepSY domain-containing protein: MVGRKTSMKVRKIHRYLGLFIGIQFLMWTISGLYFSWTDIDEIHGDQFIKEHPDQSEFGNLIAPNGHGNVKIKSLEMRNIGGSPYYWINGEVLMDAQTGEIKKGIDEQQALAVASQYMLPELKVKSVERLTQTGGQHEYRGRPLPAYVITYETDENLKAYVSETDGSFQRVRHRSWRWFDFLWMTHTMDYEGRDDFNTMVLRIFSLMGLITVLSGFLLWYVSSPTIRKLWKRR, encoded by the coding sequence ATGGTCGGAAGAAAAACATCGATGAAGGTCAGAAAGATACATAGATATCTTGGCCTATTTATTGGGATCCAGTTCCTAATGTGGACCATCAGTGGACTATATTTTAGTTGGACGGACATTGACGAGATCCATGGAGATCAATTCATCAAGGAGCATCCGGACCAGTCAGAATTTGGGAATTTAATTGCTCCCAATGGACACGGGAACGTTAAAATCAAATCTTTGGAAATGAGAAATATAGGGGGAAGTCCCTATTATTGGATCAATGGTGAGGTTTTGATGGATGCACAAACGGGGGAGATCAAAAAGGGTATCGATGAACAACAGGCCTTGGCCGTTGCTTCACAGTATATGTTGCCCGAACTTAAGGTCAAAAGTGTTGAAAGACTCACCCAAACAGGTGGGCAGCACGAGTATCGTGGACGTCCATTACCGGCCTATGTGATCACCTATGAAACGGATGAAAACCTTAAAGCGTATGTCTCAGAGACCGATGGGTCGTTTCAACGTGTAAGGCATCGGTCCTGGAGATGGTTCGATTTTTTGTGGATGACCCATACCATGGACTATGAGGGACGGGACGATTTTAACACCATGGTTTTACGGATTTTTTCCCTGATGGGATTGATTACCGTTTTGAGTGGATTCTTGTTGTGGTATGTCAGCTCACCAACGATCAGAAAATTATGGAAAAGGCGATAG
- a CDS encoding YybH family protein produces MKRITLQIFLMAVFLTGTSFGQTNPNKENLDQDRAAVLRILESYKEALQNLTTEGTLELFAEDSEVFESGGVEGTYQHYHDHHIGPELGHFNSFKFSDYTIEVKVELPFAFTTESYVYTIGLKSENGGEGKTISRKGVATTILKKTDGDWKIVKMHNSSRNNGKN; encoded by the coding sequence ATGAAACGTATTACTTTACAGATTTTTCTAATGGCCGTATTTCTCACAGGGACAAGCTTTGGCCAAACAAACCCTAACAAGGAAAACCTAGACCAGGACAGGGCCGCTGTGCTGAGGATATTGGAAAGCTATAAAGAAGCACTGCAAAACTTGACCACGGAAGGTACCTTGGAGCTTTTTGCGGAAGATTCCGAAGTTTTTGAATCCGGGGGCGTGGAAGGCACCTATCAACATTATCACGACCATCATATAGGTCCAGAACTTGGACATTTCAACAGTTTTAAGTTCTCGGATTATACCATTGAAGTGAAGGTGGAGCTACCCTTTGCCTTTACTACGGAAAGCTATGTCTATACCATTGGCCTAAAATCGGAAAATGGAGGTGAGGGCAAAACGATCAGCAGAAAAGGGGTTGCCACCACCATCCTTAAAAAAACGGATGGGGATTGGAAAATTGTAAAGATGCATAACTCCTCACGGAACAACGGGAAGAACTAA
- a CDS encoding heme-binding domain-containing protein gives MKVLKIIVLVVLLGFVGIQFVPTDPNLSDVVPDTDFMSVNQVAKDIEHDLRVSCYDCHSNNTQYPWYNKVQPIAWFLEEHIKEGKEELNFNEWGDYSDRRKRSKLKSIASQIEDDKMPLSSYTLIHKDAKLSVEEKERILTLVNDLMEELDN, from the coding sequence ATGAAAGTACTGAAAATCATAGTATTGGTAGTGCTGTTGGGATTTGTGGGCATCCAGTTTGTGCCCACAGATCCCAACTTGAGCGATGTGGTTCCCGATACGGACTTCATGTCGGTGAACCAGGTTGCCAAGGATATCGAACACGATTTGCGGGTATCTTGCTATGATTGCCACAGTAACAACACCCAATACCCGTGGTACAATAAGGTCCAACCCATCGCCTGGTTTTTGGAAGAACACATAAAAGAGGGAAAGGAAGAACTCAATTTCAATGAATGGGGCGACTATTCGGATCGAAGAAAAAGGAGCAAACTAAAGTCCATCGCAAGTCAGATCGAAGACGATAAGATGCCCCTATCTTCCTATACCCTGATCCATAAGGATGCAAAATTATCGGTGGAAGAGAAAGAACGGATATTGACCTTGGTAAATGATCTAATGGAAGAATTGGATAATTGA
- a CDS encoding DUF3347 domain-containing protein, producing the protein MKRTTVTLSTIAIALLTVTVISCKDGKKETNDKEGAHMEMGTEEGHHHESSAGEMDHGTMDHDMGSSDAQGTSVIDSYLQLKDALVADNKDEAAKSGQALASALGSFDISVYDEQQQKELSDIIEVAKEHGEHIAKSDIGHQREHFEGLGKDMVDFIAITGTSKTLYQQFCPMYNNNQGGTWLSASSEIQNPFFGSKMLTCGKVQKEIN; encoded by the coding sequence ATGAAAAGAACAACAGTTACATTAAGTACAATTGCCATTGCGCTATTGACCGTTACCGTGATTTCCTGTAAGGACGGTAAGAAGGAAACAAATGACAAGGAAGGAGCCCATATGGAGATGGGAACGGAAGAGGGCCATCACCATGAGAGCTCTGCGGGGGAAATGGACCACGGGACCATGGACCATGATATGGGTTCGTCCGATGCACAGGGCACATCTGTGATCGATAGCTACCTCCAACTGAAGGATGCCCTGGTGGCGGACAATAAGGATGAAGCGGCCAAATCGGGCCAAGCCTTGGCCAGTGCCTTGGGCAGCTTTGATATCAGCGTATACGATGAACAGCAACAGAAGGAGCTGTCCGATATCATTGAAGTGGCCAAGGAACATGGGGAGCATATCGCCAAAAGTGATATCGGTCACCAACGGGAACACTTTGAGGGACTGGGCAAGGATATGGTCGATTTTATTGCCATAACCGGGACTTCCAAAACCTTGTACCAACAATTCTGCCCCATGTACAACAACAACCAAGGAGGAACGTGGCTCAGCGCAAGTAGCGAAATCCAGAATCCATTTTTTGGAAGTAAGATGTTGACCTGTGGTAAGGTGCAAAAGGAAATCAATTAA
- a CDS encoding APC family permease → MAEYKKNSLSLTNTIALGTGVMIGAGIFALLGQVAELSGQWFPFAFLIGAVISGFSSYTYVKMSNTYPSAGGIGMYLKKVYGKTAWTATGALLMALSMVINESLVARTFGTYVLELFDVESKGFWPPILGVLLLITAFIVNVMGNKAIGGSSLVMAILKIGGIAVFAIGGLWAAGFTFDQVVPSQSLTEHSLVDYLGALALSILAYKGFTTITNSGDEIVDPKRNVGRAIVISLVICTLVYLMVAFAVSSNLSIQEIIAAKDYSLAEASRPAFGKYGVWFTVGLAIISTVSGVVASIFAVSRMTTMLTEKELIPHRHFGIPGDIQKHMLVYTVVIAIGLTMLFDLSRIAALGAIFYLIMDIGIHWGVLNNLRKEIGANPIILITALVLDVLVLGAFIWSKAGIDLLVVIVALVLMVLIFFGERLFLGKKRTVEEE, encoded by the coding sequence ATGGCAGAATACAAAAAAAATAGCCTGAGTCTGACCAATACCATTGCTTTGGGAACCGGTGTGATGATCGGTGCGGGAATTTTTGCGCTCTTGGGTCAGGTTGCCGAACTCTCCGGCCAATGGTTTCCCTTTGCTTTTTTAATCGGGGCAGTCATCTCAGGTTTCAGTTCCTACACCTATGTCAAAATGTCCAATACCTACCCCTCTGCCGGGGGCATTGGCATGTACCTCAAAAAGGTTTACGGTAAAACGGCCTGGACCGCTACCGGTGCACTGCTGATGGCCCTTTCCATGGTCATCAATGAGAGTTTGGTGGCCCGGACGTTCGGGACCTACGTATTGGAGCTTTTTGATGTGGAGTCGAAAGGATTCTGGCCCCCGATCCTTGGGGTATTGTTGTTGATCACAGCCTTTATTGTCAATGTGATGGGAAACAAAGCTATCGGGGGATCGTCCTTGGTCATGGCCATACTAAAAATCGGCGGGATAGCGGTTTTTGCCATTGGTGGCCTTTGGGCAGCTGGATTTACCTTTGATCAGGTCGTTCCTTCCCAGTCCTTGACCGAGCATTCCCTGGTGGATTATTTGGGGGCATTGGCACTGTCGATATTGGCCTATAAGGGTTTTACCACCATTACCAATAGTGGGGATGAGATCGTCGATCCCAAACGTAACGTGGGACGGGCCATTGTCATTTCTTTGGTGATATGTACCCTGGTCTATCTCATGGTGGCATTTGCGGTCTCTTCCAATCTTTCCATCCAGGAAATCATTGCGGCCAAGGACTATTCGCTGGCCGAGGCATCCAGACCCGCTTTTGGAAAATATGGGGTCTGGTTCACCGTTGGTCTGGCGATCATATCCACCGTTTCCGGGGTCGTTGCCAGCATTTTTGCCGTTTCCCGGATGACCACCATGCTCACTGAAAAGGAATTGATACCACATCGACATTTTGGGATTCCCGGGGACATACAGAAACATATGTTGGTGTATACCGTGGTGATTGCCATAGGGCTCACCATGTTGTTCGATCTGAGCCGGATCGCTGCATTGGGGGCCATCTTTTATTTGATCATGGATATCGGGATCCATTGGGGGGTCCTAAACAATCTACGAAAGGAAATCGGTGCAAATCCCATTATCCTCATTACGGCCCTTGTGCTGGATGTACTGGTGTTGGGCGCCTTTATTTGGTCAAAGGCCGGTATTGATCTTTTGGTGGTCATTGTTGCCCTGGTATTGATGGTGCTTATTTTTTTCGGGGAACGATTGTTTTTGGGGAAAAAGCGTACGGTCGAGGAAGAATAA
- a CDS encoding multicopper oxidase domain-containing protein codes for MKILKSKILFFVLTALTTHVFGQVGTNGEDRKEEGRPVREYNLVLEQNKLTLGGVTADAMTINGSIPGPVLEFNEGDFALINVTNKMDVETSVHWHGLILPNFYDGVPYLTTPPIEPGTTFQYRIPINQSGTYWYHSHTMLQEQKGVYGSILIHPKEKTLDYDKDLVVVLSDWTNEKAMNVLRNLKRGNEWYQVKKGTAVPLSRVIKEGALGAQLKFWRDRMEGADIADIYYPAFLTNGKTLAEYPDFKPGEKVRLRFVNASASTYYWMDFGGGNPMVVSGDGVDVEPVSKSRFLFGIAETYDVIVTVPEGTLEVTATAQDGSGHTSLHLGQGTLFPATTIDRPDKVAMMKQMAQMDMKMGAPAMAGNKKKNTPEYLMQKYGMQMDMKDGSMDMGMHNGMSMDKTEMSGQKDKPIAKMDDKRPMNANEDHRHMEMDKKMGDMAGMEKDSTSMKSTGHKDKMENPMVQTMPMMQKDTSAFDYDTRKTYFNYDFLKAKESTTYNADLPVNDILLNLTGNMQRYIWSMNGVPLSETDKIKIKGGEVTRITLNNLTMMHHPMHLHGHYFRVINENGEKSPLKHTVNVPPMQKVVIEFYNEEYGDWFFHCHILYHMMGGMARVFSYDTPRDLRMKDFPVQKLVDETDHYYAWGAARLGSNFNELFLVSSNIRNEFGVRAEFDYDQNAEVEVNYNRYLNDWVRVYAGVNTETSIPDSYDRFNTVGLIGVKYFTPYRFNMDVSMDHQLRPRIRLDRELLLFPRIFLEGEYEFRADFGWVNDLGNSSYESETQWLVGASYILSRNFSIQANYNNRYGWGGGLLARF; via the coding sequence ATGAAAATATTGAAATCTAAAATCTTGTTTTTTGTCCTAACTGCCTTGACGACCCATGTTTTTGGGCAAGTGGGGACAAATGGTGAGGACAGAAAAGAGGAAGGTAGACCCGTTCGGGAATACAATCTTGTACTGGAACAGAACAAATTGACCCTCGGTGGGGTCACTGCCGATGCAATGACCATCAATGGGAGTATTCCGGGACCGGTCTTGGAATTCAACGAGGGTGACTTCGCCCTGATCAACGTGACCAATAAGATGGATGTGGAAACCTCCGTACACTGGCATGGATTGATCTTGCCCAATTTTTATGACGGGGTTCCCTATTTGACCACACCGCCCATAGAACCTGGCACAACTTTCCAATATCGGATTCCGATCAACCAATCAGGTACCTATTGGTACCATTCCCACACCATGCTGCAAGAGCAAAAGGGGGTGTATGGCTCGATACTGATCCATCCCAAGGAAAAGACGTTGGACTACGATAAGGATTTGGTCGTGGTGCTCTCCGATTGGACGAACGAAAAGGCCATGAACGTGCTCCGAAACCTTAAACGGGGAAACGAGTGGTACCAGGTCAAAAAAGGGACCGCGGTGCCCTTGAGCAGGGTCATCAAGGAAGGTGCACTAGGTGCACAACTCAAATTTTGGCGAGATCGTATGGAAGGAGCGGATATTGCGGATATCTACTACCCCGCATTTTTGACCAATGGGAAAACATTGGCCGAATACCCTGATTTCAAACCAGGGGAAAAAGTGCGGCTCCGGTTCGTCAATGCCTCTGCCTCCACCTATTATTGGATGGATTTCGGTGGCGGTAACCCCATGGTGGTTTCCGGGGATGGTGTCGATGTGGAGCCTGTTTCCAAAAGTCGTTTTCTTTTTGGCATTGCCGAGACCTATGATGTCATCGTGACCGTTCCTGAAGGCACTTTGGAGGTAACGGCCACGGCACAGGACGGCTCCGGGCATACCTCGTTGCATTTAGGGCAGGGAACGCTTTTTCCCGCAACGACCATCGATAGGCCCGACAAAGTGGCGATGATGAAACAAATGGCCCAAATGGACATGAAAATGGGAGCTCCGGCAATGGCCGGCAACAAGAAGAAAAATACACCCGAATATTTGATGCAAAAGTATGGGATGCAGATGGACATGAAGGATGGCAGCATGGATATGGGTATGCACAATGGGATGTCGATGGATAAGACCGAAATGAGCGGTCAAAAGGATAAACCCATTGCGAAGATGGATGATAAAAGGCCTATGAATGCGAATGAAGATCATAGGCACATGGAGATGGATAAAAAGATGGGGGATATGGCAGGAATGGAAAAGGATTCAACGTCAATGAAATCCACCGGACATAAGGACAAGATGGAAAACCCTATGGTTCAGACTATGCCAATGATGCAGAAAGACACTTCAGCTTTTGATTACGATACCCGTAAAACGTATTTCAACTATGACTTCTTAAAAGCAAAGGAAAGTACTACCTATAATGCCGATCTGCCCGTCAATGACATTCTGTTGAACCTGACGGGAAATATGCAACGGTATATCTGGAGTATGAACGGTGTGCCACTTTCAGAAACCGATAAGATCAAGATCAAAGGTGGGGAAGTAACCCGGATCACCCTCAACAACCTGACCATGATGCACCATCCGATGCACCTCCATGGGCATTATTTCAGGGTCATCAATGAGAATGGTGAAAAGTCACCCTTGAAACATACGGTCAATGTGCCGCCCATGCAGAAAGTGGTCATCGAATTTTATAATGAAGAGTACGGGGATTGGTTTTTCCACTGTCATATCCTCTACCACATGATGGGGGGCATGGCCAGGGTTTTCAGTTATGATACCCCAAGGGATCTGAGGATGAAGGATTTTCCTGTTCAAAAGTTGGTAGATGAAACTGACCATTATTATGCTTGGGGTGCTGCCAGATTGGGTTCCAATTTTAATGAACTCTTCCTTGTTTCAAGTAATATCAGGAATGAATTTGGGGTACGGGCAGAATTTGACTACGACCAAAATGCCGAGGTGGAAGTCAATTATAACAGGTATCTCAATGACTGGGTACGGGTCTATGCAGGGGTAAACACGGAAACCTCCATCCCTGATTCCTATGACCGTTTCAATACAGTGGGACTGATAGGGGTCAAGTATTTTACCCCATACCGCTTTAATATGGATGTGAGTATGGACCACCAGCTGCGTCCAAGAATAAGGTTGGATAGGGAACTATTGCTTTTTCCCAGGATTTTCCTCGAGGGGGAATATGAATTTCGGGCCGATTTTGGATGGGTCAACGATTTGGGGAATTCATCCTATGAAAGTGAGACCCAATGGCTGGTAGGGGCCTCCTATATCCTTTCACGTAATTTTTCAATCCAGGCCAATTACAACAACCGATATGGTTGGGGCGGAGGCCTGCTAGCCCGTTTTTAA
- a CDS encoding efflux RND transporter periplasmic adaptor subunit, producing MKSETQKIVKIALSTLVLGLLLGWLLFGGSKGNATEEHQHTSEVSGETIWTCSMHPQIRQTEPGDCPICGMDLIPLENDNGSELDPMAVSMSKTAMQLANVTTEIVGKTAPVKLIDLNGKVEADERSIYSQSSHIPGRVERLMVNFTGEYIKQGQIIAYIYSPDLVTAQEELFEARKVADTQPQFFNAAKEKLKNWKLSDNQIAQILQSGTVKEELPIHADVSGYVTEKMVNLGDYVNKGKALYQIANLNSVWVLFDIYESDMPWVRKGDEVVFTIPSLPGENFKGRISYIDPVINPMTRVAKARIEIGNTGLRLKPEMFASGTVKAKQPIASEAITIPKSAVMWTGERSVVYIKNTTSNGVNFVLRDVTLGPSLGNGFIVKEGLQEGDEIAVNGTFSIDAAAQLAGKPSMMNPEGGPAMTGHNHGGMKMGDDKGTGGSDHSEMDMGDPGLENKTDHSDMNQRMTATATFKNQLKQVLSAYLELKDALVNDNGTKANAAAKKVLSALEHVDMKQLTDKKAHGHWMTISKEISSSANSISKISDVKVQRNHFKQLSAHLSNGIKLFGVDQKIYEQFCPMADNNKGAYWLSTTKEITNPYFGEAMLTCGEITDEM from the coding sequence ATGAAATCAGAAACACAAAAAATAGTAAAAATAGCCTTGTCCACCTTGGTTCTTGGACTTTTGCTGGGATGGCTATTGTTCGGGGGCTCCAAGGGCAATGCCACAGAGGAACACCAACATACTTCGGAAGTATCGGGAGAAACCATTTGGACCTGCTCCATGCATCCCCAGATCAGACAGACGGAACCGGGAGATTGTCCCATTTGTGGGATGGACTTGATCCCTTTGGAAAATGACAACGGTTCGGAACTGGACCCCATGGCCGTTAGCATGTCGAAAACCGCCATGCAGCTTGCCAATGTCACTACGGAAATCGTGGGCAAGACCGCCCCGGTCAAATTGATCGATCTTAATGGAAAGGTGGAAGCGGATGAACGATCGATCTATTCCCAATCTTCCCATATTCCCGGGAGGGTGGAACGGCTAATGGTCAATTTTACAGGGGAGTACATCAAACAGGGGCAGATCATCGCCTATATTTATTCCCCTGACCTGGTCACTGCCCAAGAGGAACTTTTTGAAGCAAGAAAGGTAGCGGACACCCAACCGCAGTTTTTTAATGCCGCCAAGGAAAAATTAAAAAACTGGAAGCTTTCCGACAACCAAATCGCACAGATACTTCAATCCGGGACCGTTAAGGAGGAATTGCCGATACATGCCGATGTTTCAGGCTACGTTACCGAAAAAATGGTAAACCTTGGCGACTATGTCAACAAGGGCAAGGCATTATATCAAATTGCCAACCTGAACAGCGTTTGGGTATTGTTCGATATTTATGAGTCCGACATGCCCTGGGTAAGGAAAGGCGACGAAGTGGTCTTTACCATACCCTCCCTCCCGGGCGAAAATTTCAAAGGCAGGATTTCCTATATCGACCCGGTGATCAATCCCATGACAAGGGTTGCCAAGGCCAGAATCGAGATCGGGAACACCGGTTTAAGGTTAAAGCCGGAAATGTTCGCTTCCGGAACCGTAAAAGCAAAACAGCCCATTGCATCAGAAGCGATAACCATTCCTAAGTCGGCAGTGATGTGGACCGGGGAACGTTCTGTGGTATACATCAAGAATACCACATCCAATGGGGTGAATTTTGTGTTGCGCGATGTCACCTTGGGACCATCGTTGGGAAATGGTTTCATTGTCAAGGAGGGGCTGCAAGAAGGGGATGAGATCGCGGTAAACGGGACCTTTAGTATCGACGCGGCGGCCCAATTGGCCGGGAAACCGAGCATGATGAATCCTGAAGGTGGGCCCGCCATGACGGGACATAACCACGGAGGCATGAAGATGGGGGATGACAAGGGTACAGGCGGTAGCGATCATTCGGAAATGGATATGGGGGATCCCGGCTTGGAAAACAAAACAGACCATTCTGATATGAACCAGCGAATGACGGCGACAGCGACTTTTAAAAACCAATTAAAACAGGTGTTGAGCGCCTACTTGGAGTTAAAGGATGCCCTTGTCAATGATAATGGTACCAAGGCAAATGCCGCTGCAAAAAAAGTGTTGTCGGCCTTGGAACATGTGGATATGAAACAATTGACGGACAAGAAGGCGCACGGCCATTGGATGACGATATCGAAGGAAATCTCCAGTTCGGCGAATTCCATTTCAAAGATATCGGATGTCAAGGTGCAACGCAACCATTTTAAACAGCTGTCCGCCCATTTATCCAATGGTATCAAGCTTTTTGGGGTGGATCAAAAGATATACGAACAGTTTTGCCCGATGGCCGATAACAACAAAGGTGCCTATTGGTTGAGTACGACCAAAGAGATCACAAACCCCTATTTCGGAGAGGCTATGTTGACCTGCGGTGAAATCACCGATGAAATGTAA
- a CDS encoding TolC family protein — translation MKKVVTIIFILTSILSNGQTLEDYFEIAAGNNPGLLSQYKDFEAALQKVPQVKALPDPNLSFGYFISPVETRVGPQKARFSLTQMFPWFGTLKAQGDAAALMAEAKYQSFLDARNKLYYEVSAAYFPLYELKEWVRIEEDNIAILESYKTVSNTKFKNGLGSLVDVLRVDVLLKEARTNLGILKHKEIPLLASFNKLLDRKEDEQINIPETFGVNVLPIDYTKDSLVVDHPLLNSLELKVKAAEVSERAALKQGLPKVGIGLDYVMVDKRTDMVVPDNGKDVLMPMVTLSLPLFRGKYRAAEKEAQLMQESYALQKKEVTNTLKTNYEMAVFDIRQQTDLISLFDEQIMESEQALNLLFTAYGNSGKDFEEVLRMQQQLLKYTKLKISALTQYEIALAKFNYITAKK, via the coding sequence ATGAAAAAGGTAGTGACCATTATATTTATCTTGACAAGTATCCTATCCAATGGCCAGACCTTGGAAGACTACTTTGAGATTGCTGCTGGGAACAACCCGGGGCTTCTTTCACAGTACAAAGATTTTGAGGCGGCGTTACAAAAGGTACCGCAGGTAAAGGCTTTACCAGATCCAAACCTGTCCTTTGGGTACTTCATCTCCCCGGTCGAAACCCGGGTAGGGCCCCAAAAGGCAAGGTTTTCACTGACTCAGATGTTTCCTTGGTTTGGAACCTTAAAGGCCCAAGGTGATGCCGCTGCACTTATGGCAGAGGCCAAGTACCAGTCTTTTTTGGATGCCAGGAACAAACTTTATTACGAGGTTTCAGCAGCTTATTTTCCATTGTACGAACTTAAGGAGTGGGTACGGATCGAAGAGGACAACATCGCCATTCTGGAATCCTACAAGACGGTTTCCAATACGAAATTTAAAAACGGCCTGGGATCATTGGTCGATGTCTTAAGGGTGGACGTGCTTTTAAAGGAAGCCCGGACGAATCTGGGTATCCTTAAACATAAGGAAATCCCCCTTTTGGCGTCCTTCAATAAACTATTGGACCGTAAGGAAGATGAACAAATAAACATCCCTGAGACCTTTGGGGTCAATGTACTGCCCATTGATTACACAAAAGATTCCTTGGTGGTGGACCATCCGCTTTTGAATTCCCTGGAATTAAAGGTCAAGGCAGCAGAGGTCTCTGAAAGGGCAGCCCTTAAACAAGGCTTGCCAAAAGTTGGGATCGGACTGGACTATGTAATGGTTGATAAGCGTACCGACATGGTGGTTCCCGATAATGGCAAGGATGTATTGATGCCCATGGTTACCTTGAGCCTGCCCCTATTCAGGGGTAAGTACAGGGCAGCCGAAAAGGAGGCCCAATTGATGCAGGAAAGTTATGCACTGCAAAAAAAGGAAGTCACCAATACATTGAAGACCAATTATGAAATGGCCGTTTTTGACATAAGGCAGCAGACGGATTTGATTTCCCTCTTTGATGAACAGATCATGGAATCGGAACAAGCACTCAATCTGTTGTTCACAGCCTATGGGAATTCCGGGAAGGACTTCGAGGAGGTGTTACGAATGCAGCAACAATTGTTGAAGTATACTAAATTGAAAATAAGCGCATTGACGCAATATGAAATAGCGTTGGCCAAGTTTAACTATATCACGGCAAAAAAATAA